The sequence ATATGTCACCTCCACCTATACCCATTCATCAGGAAAACAGTGGGAATCTCTATGTTGCATTTCATAATTACGCTAAAAAGCACGATGCCGGCAAAGTATACGATGCTCCCATCGAAGTTATTCTTGCCGAGTGGGCCAATCCCGTTCAACCGGACATCGTGTTCATCACTAAAGAACGCTTGCACATTGTAAAGCAGAGCTGTATTGAGGGCGCGCCGGATATTATAGCAGAAATTTTGTCTCCCAGCAACTGGTTGACGGACAGGCGCGAAAAGTTTACGATTTATGCCAAAGCCGGCGTACGTGAATATTGGATCGTCAACCCAAGCACGCGCACCATCGAACGCTTTGCCCTGCGCGAAGACCGTTATGCGTTGATGGGCAAATACGGCGCCGGTGAGACGGTGCGCTCGGAGGTGTTGCCCGGTTTCGAGGTGAAGGTGGATGAGGTTTGCCCGGCATATTAAAGATGGACGCCAGCAGTAGCTTACTTCATTTTAGGCTTTTCTGAAAATCCGTCTCAGCCGTTATGCGCAAAAAAACGATCGTGCTGCTGGCGCCAACGACGACGTATCGCCTCGATGATTTTTTGCACGGCGCCGGCCGCTTAAACCTGGAGGTGATTCTCGCCTCCAACCGCTGCCGGGTTTTGGCCACCGAGTGGCCGGAGCACTTCGGGTTGTCACTGCTGTTTTCCTCGCCGCGTGAAGCAGTCGACAAAGCGCTCGCCGGGTTGCGCGGCAAAACCCTCGCCGCCGTCGTTGCTGCCGACGACACCCATCGCATCACCGCCTTGCTGCGCGACCGTGAATTTTTTCAAATGCGCCACGGCCAAACGCATCCTCAATGAACCACGCAAGGCGATTCAAGAAATGAAAAAACTCCAATTGACCGACGTTGTTCTGCCGACGCGAAACGGTGTCGATATTCGTTTGCGCTGTGTTAAAACACCCGATCCCGACTTGGCGATTTTACTGCAAAAACTCAAGCTGAAGCCACCATCGCGATTGACACCGAACCCCAATTTGTAGTGAAAACTTTTGAAAATTTTCTTGTCATGTTGCAATCAGCACCATCAACTGTCGAACTTGGGCTAAAATTCTTACCATGCGACTTTGCCTGGAATAGATCTCATGAGCACAACAACTGTTTTTCGCTCCTGAAATACTCGTTGCTATTTTGATTTTTTCCATTTATATTTTAAAAGGCTGGCGATGGAGTT comes from candidate division KSB1 bacterium and encodes:
- a CDS encoding Uma2 family endonuclease, which produces MSTSTAHAPSTEALTIPTEKEWPLKDNWPPQGKWTYEDYRRLPDDGWIYEVIEGELYMSPPPIPIHQENSGNLYVAFHNYAKKHDAGKVYDAPIEVILAEWANPVQPDIVFITKERLHIVKQSCIEGAPDIIAEILSPSNWLTDRREKFTIYAKAGVREYWIVNPSTRTIERFALREDRYALMGKYGAGETVRSEVLPGFEVKVDEVCPAY